The Daucus carota subsp. sativus chromosome 2, DH1 v3.0, whole genome shotgun sequence genome includes a window with the following:
- the LOC108207019 gene encoding phospholipase A1-Ibeta2, chloroplastic: MQIGLTLPVQNMNFFPARSGGFNCNGSASPLKAWSRNVNARCATMKAVSTTKMTRKHLSSLEKLLQKESEPSPPEDVQVEDVNKVTQKSPEKENKGRGFLENLNLSRVWPESKAAEEVSPRHLVRLKRMLSISNQYSPRNILASKWREYHGCNNWEGLLDPLDENLRREMVRYGEFIQAAYHCFHSDPATSEGHANVDRHVAVPDRAYRVTKNLYATSSVGLPKWVDNVAPDLGWMTQRSSCVGYVAVCEDQREIARMGRRDIVIALRGTSTCLEWAENMRDLLVEMPDQHNTGEANEVQSISKVECGFLSLFKTGGAQMPSLSESVVSEIHRLMEMYKGETLSITVTGHSLGAALALLVADELSSSAPNMPPVALFSFGGPRVGNKGFANRLNKKNVKVLRIVNSQDVITRVPGMFVSEELDKKIRDSSVGANVLNVLDNNMPWAYSHVGTELRVDTKMSPFLKPNADVACCHDLEAYLHLVDGFLASNCPFRSNAKRSLVKLLNEQNSNVKKLYTNKAKALTLKLNPQREILQMPSCLPSPST; encoded by the coding sequence ATGCAGATCGGGTTGACACTTCCGGTTCAGAATATGAACTTTTTTCCGGCCCGGAGTGGAGGGTTTAATTGTAATGGATCTGCTTCCCCATTGAAAGCTTGGTCAAGAAATGTTAATGCAAGGTGTGCAACAATGAAGGCTGTTTCAACTACCAAGATGACCCGCAAGCATTTATCAAGTCTTGAGAAACTGCTCCAGAAAGAATCCGAGCCTAGCCCGCCAGAAGATGTTCAAGTTGAAGATGTAAATAAGGTGACTCAAAAATCACCAGAGAAGGAAAATAAAGGGAGAGGGTTTTTGGAGAATCTGAACTTGTCTAGAGTTTGGCCCGAATCGAAAGCTGCCGAGGAGGTTTCTCCTCGGCATCTTGTCCGCTTGAAGCGGATGTTATCGATATCGAACCAATATTCTCCTCGTAATATTCTCGCCAGCAAATGGCGAGAATATCACGGGTGTAATAATTGGGAAGGTTTACTTGACCCGTTGGACGAGAATCTGAGGAGGGAGATGGTTAGGTACGGGGAGTTTATTCAAGCTGCGTATCATTGTTTTCATTCGGACCCGGCCACGTCAGAGGGTCATGCTAATGTGGACCGCCATGTGGCGGTACCTGATAGGGCGTACCGGGTGACGAAGAATCTTTATGCCACGTCATCGGTCGGTTTGCCTAAGTGGGTTGATAATGTGGCACCGGATCTCGGGTGGATGACCCAGAGATCCAGCTGTGTTGGTTACGTGGCGGTTTGCGAAGATCAAAGGGAGATTGCGAGGATGGGAAGGAGGGATATTGTTATCGCGCTACGTGGCACTTCCACGTGTCTTGAATGGGCTGAAAATATGAGGGACTTGCTCGTTGAGATGCCTGATCAACATAACACAGGTGAAGCTAATGAAGTGCAATCTATTTCTAAAGTCGAATGCGGATTTTTGAGCCTTTTCAAAACTGGCGGAGCTCAAATGCCAAGTCTATCCGAATCCGTAGTGAGCGAAATTCATAGACTCATGGAAATGTACAAAGGCGAAACTTTAAGTATTACTGTCACCGGTCATAGTCTCGGGGCAGCTTTGGCTTTATTAGTGGCCGATGAACTTAGTTCGTCGGCTCCCAATATGCCTCCTGTCGCGCTTTTCTCCTTTGGTGGTCCTCGTGTAGGCAACAAAGGATTCGCCAATCgtttaaataagaaaaatgttAAGGTGTTACGAATTGTGAACTCACAAGACGTGATCACCCGAGTGCCTGGAATGTTTGTTAGCGAAGAATTAGACAAAAAAATTAGAGATTCAAGTGTGGGCGCGAACGTGCTTAATGTGCTCGACAACAACATGCCGTGGGCGTATTCTCATGTCGGGACGGAGTTACGGGTCGATACGAAGATGTCGCCGTTTTTGAAGCCGAATGCTGATGTTGCATGTTGTCATGACTTGGAGGCATATTTGCACCTGGTGGATGGCTTTTTGGCATCAAACTGCCCCTTCAGATCTAATGCCAAAAGAAGCTTGGTGAAGCTGTTAAATGAGCAGAACTCTAATGTAAAAAAGTTATATACAAACAAAGCAAAGGCTTTGACACTGAAACTGAATCCCCAAAGGGAGATTCTGCAGATGCCAAGTTGCTTGCCCAGTCCATCAACTTAA